TCAAAATTAATGACATATTCCTAGGTTAAATAAAATAACCTTTACTTGCGAAAGAAGGACTACGAGCCATAATATAGAATGTAGGAATGGTAAAATCGCGCGTTTTCTCCCGTTTGCCTTTTTGCGAAGAAGAGAAAGGACTATGGTAATGGCGGTTAGGAATATCGTCAAACTTAATAATCCAACAAATGGTGTCACCCATATATATTGATTTCCCAATGGAATAATAATACTAGGAGTGGCAAGAAACGCTAGAAAATATAGCCCTAGAAACCAAGAAATGAACATAAATAAACATAACGTAATAGTGGACCATTTTATTGAAAACAATTTTTTATTACCTCCACAATTCTTAGTAATCAAATAGGAATAATTAAATTGTATGACGATTCAATTTATTTGTCAAAGATGATGGCGGAAAGAGTAAAAGTTTTTCATTTCAATAGGGGGGAGATATGTTTTGTGTTTAATTAATTTGCAATTCAAGCAACACCCAGAATATAAACTCATCATTGCTGCTAATCGGGATGAATTTTATCGACGTCCAACAAAGCCAGTCCATTTTTGGGAAGATCATCCGGATATTTTGGCTGGAAGAGATCTACTTCAAATGGGGACATGGATGGGGATATCGAAGACAGGGCGATTTGCAGCGCTAACGAATTACCGTGATCCAAACGAAATATCGGAAGGAAAGAAATCGAGGGGGGAGATAATACGAACATTTTTATTAAGTAAAGACCACCCAAAGGATTTTCTTTTTCAACTTGATAAGGAAAAACATCATTATCCGGGTTTTAATGTGATCGCCGGGACGGTGGATCATCTGTTTTACTATGGAAATCGTTACGGTGGGATACAAGAAGTGCAACCTGGTACTCATAGTCTAAGTAATGCCTTTTTGAATACACCATGGCCGAAAGTGATGCGGGCAAAAGAACATTTAGCAAATTGGGCAAAAGAAACATCTGCTCATATTCCAACTCTATTCCAAATTTTGCAAGATTTAACCATAGCACCTGATGATACATTACCAGAAACTGGAGTCAGTCTTGATTGGGAAAGACGTTTATCTCCCATTTTTATTCAGTCTGAAGAGTATGGGACTCGTTCTTCAACGATTGTACTCGTTGACCATCACAACCATGTGACATGGGTTGAACAAACATATGAAAAAGGGAAACCAGTGGATCTA
Above is a genomic segment from Oikeobacillus pervagus containing:
- a CDS encoding NRDE family protein; translated protein: MCLINLQFKQHPEYKLIIAANRDEFYRRPTKPVHFWEDHPDILAGRDLLQMGTWMGISKTGRFAALTNYRDPNEISEGKKSRGEIIRTFLLSKDHPKDFLFQLDKEKHHYPGFNVIAGTVDHLFYYGNRYGGIQEVQPGTHSLSNAFLNTPWPKVMRAKEHLANWAKETSAHIPTLFQILQDLTIAPDDTLPETGVSLDWERRLSPIFIQSEEYGTRSSTIVLVDHHNHVTWVEQTYEKGKPVDLKQFKFSIES